A part of Larimichthys crocea isolate SSNF chromosome VII, L_crocea_2.0, whole genome shotgun sequence genomic DNA contains:
- the LOC109142629 gene encoding uncharacterized protein LOC109142629, which produces MGDLRGVGVTPSFNQSSVSNNSTPCEQVDTSGHVFFMVIYSLMFVVGLILNGFTLKVYFCRPQQLTTSSMTIYLKNLAAADLLISLCLPIRIMYYASRSVPIFQVFCSFGTSAFFMNMYASILFMGYIAANRYLKIVHPLGTHILGKVRPAHIISTVTWVFLLTIMSTFIILLFLTQNLTSVTNRRTCEDLYSDQVNLFYKIVQFGCVVIFLFVLASLVFFYYSTSRRLSLAQQRQPASSSNKKLAKSRRNMLVLVSVFCVCFVPYHLVRLPYVFLRRQCSHSQVFFYLKELTIIVSTLNVCLDPLIYFIFSKAFRAQLGLRKLFRTTQVPMNEGNNEDEQRRADECCQNQQEDIEAESSSCSNCFLTFQRSLFGFNSLRTSRNMGDLRGVGVTPSFNQSSVSNNSTPCEQVDTSGHVFFMVIYSLMFVVGLILNGFTLKVYFCRPQQLTTSSMTIYLKNLAAADFLTSLSLPNRIMTYASSSVPIFQIFCSFGASAFCMNMYASILFMGYIAANRYLKIVHPLGTHSLGKVRPAHIISTVTWVFLLTTVSTFIILLLLTQNKELTSVPDTRTCEDLYSDQFSLFYKIVQFGCVAIFLFVLVSLVFFYYSTSRRLSLAQQRQPASSSNKKLAKSRRNMLVLVSVFCVCFVPYHLARLPYVFLSSQCSHSRTFFYMSELTIMVSALNVCLDPLIYFIFSKDFRAQLGLTKLFRTTQVPINEGNNEGRSNRTGDEQQQNQQQSTTGVL; this is translated from the exons ATGGGTGACCTTAGAGGAGTGGGAGTGACCCCGTCCTTCAACCAGTCCTCAGTATCCAACAATTCGACTCCCTGTGAACAGGTGGACACCTCAGGCCAtgtcttcttcatggtgatCTACAGTCTGATGTTTGTG GTTGGTTTGATCCTCAATGGTTTCACCCTGAAGGTTTACTTCTGCCGACCTCAGCAGCTGACGACCAGCAGTATGACCATCTACCTGAAGAACCTGGCAGCTGCCGACTTACTTATCAGTCTTTGTCTCCCCATCCGAATCATGTACTATGCCAGCCGCTCTGTCCCCATCTTCCAGGTCTTCTGCAGCTTTGGTACCTCCGCCTTCTTTATGAACATGTATGCCAGCATCCTGTTCATGGGCTACATCGCAGCTAACAG gtatCTGAAGATCGTCCATCCTTTAGGAACTCACATCTTAGGGAAAGTGCGACCTGCCCACATCATCTCCACAGTAACCTGGGTTTTCCTCCTGACCATAATGAGCACCTTCATCATCCTGTTGTTCCTCACACAAAACTTGACTTCTGTTACCAACAGAAGGACCTGTGAAGACCTGTACAGTGACCAGGTCAACCTGTTCTACAAAATTGTCCAGTTCGGCTGTGTTGTCATCTTCCTGTTTGTCCTCGCCTCCCTGGTCTTCTTCTACTACAGCACCTCCCGCAGGCTGTCGCTGGCACAGCAGAGGCAGCCAGCGTCCTCCAGCAACAAGAAGCTCGCCAAGTCCCGCAGGAACATGTTGGTGCTGGTCAGCGtcttctgtgtttgctttgtccCTTACCACCTGGTTCGTCTTCCCTATGTTTTCTTGAGGCGCCAGTGTTCACATAGCCAGGTGTTCTTCTACCTGAAGGAGCTGACCATCATTGTGTCAACTCTTAACGTCTGCCTGGACCCTCTCATCTATTTCATCTTCAGCAAGGCCTTCAGGGCCCAGCTGGGCTTGAGGAAGTTGTTCAGGACCACACAGGTCCCAATGAATGAAGGAAACAACGAGGATGAACAGCGACGTGCAGACGAGTGCTGTCAAAATCAACAGGAGGACATTGAAGCAGAAAGTTCTTCT tgttcaaactgttttctaaCATTTCAAAGATCATTGTTTGGGTTCAACTCTCTCAGAACATCCAGAAACATGGGTGACCTTAGAGGAGTGGGAGTGACCCCGTCCTTCAACCAGTCCTCAGTATCCAACAATTCGACTCCCTGTGAACAGGTGGACACCTCAGGCCAtgtcttcttcatggtgatCTACAGTCTGATGTTTGTG GTTGGTTTGATCCTCAATGGTTTCACCCTGAAGGTTTACTTCTGCCGACCTCAGCAGCTGACGACCAGCAGCATGACCATCTACCTGAAGAACCTGGCAGCTGCCGACTTCCTGACAAGCCTTAGTCTGCCCAATCGAATCATGACCTatgccagcagctctgtccCCATCTTCCAGATCTTCTGCAGCTTTGGTGCCTCCGCCTTCTGTATGAACATGTACGCCAGCATCCTGTTCATGGGCTACATCGCAGCTAACAG GTATCTGAAGATCGTTCATCCTTTAGGAACTCACAGCTTGGGAAAAGTGCGACCTGCCCACATCATCTCCACAGTAACCTGGGTTTTCCTCTTGACCACGGTGAGCACCTTCATCATCCTGTTGTTGCTCACGCAGAACAAAGAATTGACTTCTGTCCCCGACACAAGGACCTGTGAAGACCTGTACAGTGACCAGTTCAGCCTGTTCTACAAAATTGTCCAGTTTGGTTGTGTTGCCATCTTCCTGTTTGTCCTCGTCTCCCTGGTCTTCTTCTACTACAGCACCTCCCGCAGGCTGTCGCTGGCACAGCAGAGGCAGCCAGCGTCCTCCAGCAACAAGAAGCTCGCCAAGTCCCGCAGGAACATGTTGGTGCTGGTCAGcgtcttctgtgtttgttttgtcccttACCACCTGGCTCGCCTTCCCTATGTTTTCTTGAGTAGCCAATGTTCACATAGCCGGACGTTCTTCTACATGAGTGAGTTGACCATCATGGTGTCAGCTCTCAACGTCTGCCTGGACCCTCTCATCTATTTCATCTTCAGCAAGGACTTCAGGGCCCAGCTGGGCCTTACGAAGTTATTCAGGACCACACAGGTCCCAATAAATGAAGGAAACAATGAGGGGAGGAGCAACAGGACAGGAGATGAGCAGCAACAAAATCAACAGCAATCGACAACAGGCGTTCTGTAA